The sequence TTCCGCCTTGGGCCTCCACGATCTCGCGGAACTTCTTCAAGGCCCTGCCGCTCTCCAGCAGCTGGCGCGCCTTCTCCACGCCCTGGTAATCTCCACCCATCTCAAAGAGCATGCCGGCGATGCTGACGGTCTTTTCCACCACGCTGTTGGGCGTCTTGGCCCCTTCCAGGATGGACATGGCCTCGATGGACTCCAGCGCTGGACCTATGGCCCTTCCCACCGGCTGTCCGCCGTAGGTGATGGCGCACTCCACCTTGATGTCCAGTTGTTCCCCCAGCTGAATAAAGTCCCGGGCGTAGATCTTGGCCTCCTCCATGGTAGGCACCTTCGTCCCCGCTCCCATGGGAATGTCGATTACCAGGAAGTTCGCCCCGACCGCCTTCTTCTTGGACATGACCGAAGCCAGCAGCTGCGCGTGCGGATCTATGCCCAAGGGGTACTCGGCCTTGATGATGAGATCGTCCGCCGGAGCTAGGTTCAACGAACCACCCCATGCGAACACCCCGCCGACCTTCTCGGTAATGGTCTTCAATTGCACTGGCGTAAGCGCCACGTTGGCGAACACCTCGACGATGTCCGATGTCCCAGCGGCGCTGCTGATGGCACGTGAGGATGTCTTGGGGATCTTGCAGCCTGCGGCGGCGACTATGGGGACGACGAGCAAGGTGATCTTGTTCCCCGGGCAACCACCTACGCTGTGGAAATCGTACACCGGGCCGTCGTCGAAGCTGATGGTCTCCCCGGTGGCCACCATCGCTTTCGTCAGATCGGCCGTCTCACGTAGGTTCATCCCCCGGATGTACAAGGCGGTGACGTACGCCGAGAGCTCGATGTTGGATAGCGTCCGGGAGGAAATGTCGGTGATGAGGGTGGTTATCTCCTCGGTGCTCAGTTCCGCACCGTCCATCTTCTTGCGTATGTATTCCACGGACTCGGGCTTACTGGAAGCAATTACATCCACCGTCTCCTTGTCCTCGGCACCGATGGTATGGAAGGTCGAGCCTAGGAGTCCGATCTCCCCTTTCTTCACCACGGTGTCGCTGGTGGTGACGATGGCCACGGTGGTCTTTCCCTCATGACCCACCTTGACCCGGTCCCTCTCTCGTAATCCCAGCTCGGCACAATCGAAGTCGTGCATCACGACGGATATCTCCCCGGTGTCCACGTCCACGTATTTCGCCTTAAGCTTCATGCTAATCCCCACTTCTTCAGTGCCTCGGCCAGTTCTACGTGGTCCTTGGCGTAAACGTCCAACGGGATGTCCACGGCCGCAGCGTCTACGGCCTGGGCCATGGCTCGGGCGCCTCCACGCACTCCTCGGGGGTGACCGGACACACCGCCGCCAGCCTGGATCTGCAGGTCCATTCCCGCCATCTCCACCAGCTTCTTGATCATGCCCGGTTGCACTCCACCGGACGCCACCGGCATCACTCTCTTGTAAGGCAGGTCCTTGGTCAGGCAGATGTCCTTGTTGGCCAGGTCCTCTTGGGCCCCGCCCTTCATCTTGCCGACGCCGAAGGTCCCGACATGCAAGGCATCACCCCCCACCATCCTGGCCAGGGTGGCGAACACGTTCATGTTTATGCCGTGCTCCGGATTCCTGGTCATGGCCCCGTGCATGGTGCGGTGCACATGTATGGGTAATTTGATGGAAGGGTCCTCGGCCAGCACCTGTATGGCGCCGAAACCGCAGGTCAGCACGTCCACCATTAGTTGGCTGGCACCCAGTTCCTGTGCCCTTTCAGCCACCTCTAGGATCTGATGTCCGTTGGTGCTGATGTTGATGGCGTGTATCATGACGTGACCGCTATCGCTCCTCACCCGGTCCAACGCTTCCGCGATGGCCACGACCCGGTCCTCCAGGGGACAGAACTTCTGGTTGCTCAGGGTCTCGTCGTCCTTCCCGTTGGTGAGGCCGCCCATGCCCGCTTCATAGACGTAATCGGCGGTCTCTTTCGGTGTCAGTCCGATCTTCGGTTTCACTATGGTACCCACCAATGGCTTGGTCGGGCGTTTGAGTATTGAGCGCAGGCCGTCCACTCCGAACTTCGGCCCTTTGAACTCTTTTAACATGCATTTCGGGAAGATGACATCCTCCAATCGTACTCCCTGCAGGGCATCCAGGCCGAACAGGTTGCCCGCAATGATGCTCAATATCTGCGGTACACCTCCGATGTCCAGGCTGAAATCCTCGACCGGGAAGGCGATGGAAGTGACGTTGCCGTCTATGGCGATGACCTTGCCGCTGCGTTTCAGGAAGTTATCCTCGTTCAGGGTCGATAGCTTGGTCCAGGTACCGGTGGACTGTTCGGTGGCGATGGCCGCTGCCGCCGTCGTCATCTTAAGGTCGGTCTTGACCTTGTATTTGCAGATCACGTGCGAGTCAAAATCGATGGCTTCGTTCAAATGTAAGTATCTTTCTTCGTATTCCATATGATCAATCCTCGTAGAAGATGAACTCCTGTCCCAGTTCCTTGATTATTACCTGATAGGCAGCATAGGGTGGGATGACCCCGATCTCGGTCACGATCGAGTCGATGTATTCCGGCGGAGTGGCGTCGAAGACCGGGTTGAACACTCTGACCTGAGGCGGGACCTCTCCCTCCTTCACCACTTCGGTGGCGTCCCGCTCCTCGATCTTTACCAATTCTCCGTAAATGGTCCTAGGGGAGAACTTGAACGTCTCCGCGCATACGGTGAACGGGACGCGCGCCTCATGGGCCGCCAATGCCACCTGCGACGTCCCTATCTTGTTGATGACCGCCCCGTTGGAGGCGATGGTGTCTGCCCCGACCAACACCAGGTCGATGTCCTTCATGACATAGCGAACGGCGGAATCGATGATGATGGTGACCGGTATACCTAACTTCGCCAGGTCGTTGGCGGTGAGCACCCCCTGTCTCCACGGTCGAGACTCTGTGGCGTAGACCTCGAAGCGCTTGCCCTGGGCCCAGGCCTCCGCCATGACGGCGATGGCCGCTTTGCTGTTACAGTGTGTGAGGACCTTATCGCCTTCCCTGATGCGGTTGGCCCCCAGTTTGCCGATGGTCTTCAGAGCGTTCTTGGAGCGCCGTATGAACCGATCGGCGTTCTCCCCCACCTTGGTCCGATACTCCTCGGCCGTGATCAATTTGGAGGTGTCCTTGAAGACGTACTGCACTCCGTTCCAAAGGGATATGGCCGTCGGTCGAGAGGCCAATAGCGCATCCCTTCCCTTCTCCAATCGGGAACGCATCCCCTGCAGGTCCTGACCTGGATATGAATCAACATCCTCCTTCAGGGCCTGGGCCGCCCGTCGGGCGATCTCCGCCGCCCCGCGAATCTCCATGGTGCGGATACGCTCCGCGATATCCTCGGCCGACATCACGTAAGTATCAACCATTCTCCCAGATATAAGTTCGGTGCCCAGCATCACAGGCCCAGACGTTTTCGCAAACCGTCCCAGGATAGAGCGTTCAATACCAGTTCCTTAGGTACCCATCCCCGGCGGGCGGTGGCCACGCCGAAAAGCATGTAATCAAGCTGTCTCACATTGTGGGCGTCGGTGTCGATGCTCAAGGTGACCCCTCTCTGCGTGGCCATGGCGCAATAGATATCGTTCAGGTCCAGCCTCTCAGGGAAGGAGTTGACCTCCATCGCGACGCCGTTGTCCTTGGCCGCCTGGAGCACCGCCTCCATATCGAACTGGTACCCTTCCCTCTCTCCTATGATCCGACCAGTTGGATGGGCCAGTATGCGCACGTGCTCGTTCGAGATGGCCGTCAACAGCCTCTCGGTCATCTCTTCCGGGGACATCTTGAACCGGCTGTGCACCGCAGCCACTACAATGTCCAGTTCCTCCAGGACCTCTGGTGGATAGTCCAAGCCTCCTTTTTCGTCGATCTCCACTTCCGCCCCGGCCATCAGGTGAATGTCAGGATACCTTTCCCCTGTTTCCCGCACCAAACGGATGTTCTCCTGCAACCGCTCCACGCTGAGCCCGTTCCCCACCTTCAATGATCGACTATGGTCGGTGAACGCCAGGTACTCATACCCTTTTCCCAGGGCGGCCTCGGTCATGGCCTCCATGCTGTCCACTCCATCACTGGCCTCGGTATGAGTGTGCAGATCGCCCCGGATATCCGAAAGCTCCAGTATGTGCGGTATCCGTCCTTTACGCGATAGGTCGATCTCTCCCCGGTCCTCCCTCATCTCCGGAGGTATCCACTGCATGTCCAGGACGGAATATACGCCCTCTTCGGTCTCTCCGGCCACCTTCTCTCCGCTCTCCTTGTGATATACGCCGTACTCGTTGATCTTGTATCCGAGATCGATGGCCAAAGAGCGCAGCGTCACATTATGCTCCTTGGAACCGGTGAAATACTGTAAGGCCGCCCCATAGCTGGACGGTTCCACGACCCTCATGTCCACCTGCACTCCGTCCACTAGGCGTATGGAGGTCTTAGTGGGTCCTCTCAAAAGCACCTCCTCTGTCTGAGGGTAGGAGATGAACGTATCCATCGCCCGCTGCGGATCATCGCTCCCCACCAATATGTCGATGTCGCCGATGGTCTCCTTCATTCGACGCAGGCTGCCGCCCAGGCTCACCAGTGGGAATCCGTGGGAACGTATGTGCTCCTCCAACGCCTTTCCTCGAGGATAGGCGTAGCCCAGGAGCGTTCGTCCTTGTCCGGACTCTAGGAACCTGATGCCTTTCAAGATGTTCTCCTCGGTCCTCTCCCCAAAACCTTTCAGCCGCCTGATCCGGTGCTGCTCCGCTGCTAGTCTGAGGTCTTGCAGGTTTGTCACCTTCAGGTCCTTGTACAAGCGTCCCGCGGTCTTCGGTCCAACGTCGGGCACCCGCATCACCTGCAGCAGTCCGGCAGGGAACTCGTTCCTCAGGTCCTTCAAATATTGTAATTCCCCGGTCCGAACGATCTCCACGACCTTGTCGTGGATGGCCTTGCCTATCCCAGGGACCTGGGCCAGATGGCCGCGTATATAGAGGTCTTTCACATCCGCGGTCAGGGATTCTATCTCCCGGGCAGCCCTCCTGTACGCCCGGACCTGGAAGAAGGAGTCCTCCTTCAATTCAAGAAGGTCGGCCACCTCGTCCAGTATGGCCGCGACCTTGACATTGAGCTCCACTTACTTCCTCAATCCTCCCGGCGACATACCCAGCGGCACTCCTGGTCGCCGGCGGTCATCTTGTGGGTCTGACACCACTCGAACTCCGGATTGATGACCTCGCAGAAGCCGTCGACGAACTGACCGAAGATGGTGCACAATTCAGGGGATTGGTCTGAAAAGGGGCATTCCTTGGCGACCTTGATGACCGATGACGGGGTCTTCTCCACGATCTCACCGCGCACGCCCAAGGCTCCTTCCCAAAGGTCGATGAGGGAGGAGATGGCGATGCCGTCCCTCTCCACTATCTCATGTTCTTCCAAGGCACTCGCGCCCGCCTTTTTCCCCCCCAGACGCATTAGCGGCCCCATCAGTTCCAGGGTCCTCTCCGAACCATAGCTGGAAACCATCTCGCTCACGGCCGAACCTAGGAACTGATGTAGGATCTTCTTCATTGGTTCGGAATTGTTGCTCAATACCACGGCCTTTATCACGGTGCACCACCAGATGGTGATGGCTTCCTTGGCCATGTTCTCCATCTCCTCCCTGGTCAACATCACGTCCTTGTTCGTCATGATCGAGTCCTCAACGGGGCCTCACCCTTGCCCCGGGTACTCTATCATCCTCACTACTTACAATTTTTTCCCCGTTGGCCGATGTTCTTAAATGGCTATGTCACGCATAATAATCCCTGATGTCCATGGGCGAGGATAATCCTTATCATAACGCTGTCAGGCACGTAGAGAAGGTGGGTGCCATGTTGGAGTTGGATTCCCAGGTGATCGACCGTCTGAAGGTACCCAAGAGGACACTGGAATGCAATTTCCCGATCAGGATGGACGATGGCAGCGTACGCAATTTCACAGGATACCGCGTACAGCACAACTCGGTCCGTGGTCCTTTCAAAGGGGGGATACGTTACCATCCCGGGGTCACGCTGGACGAGGTCAAAGCTCTGTCCATATGGATGACCTGGAAATGCGCCGTGGTCGGGGTGCCGTTCGGCGGAGCCAAAGGGGGGGTGATCTGCGACCCCAAGGCATTAAGCCTGGGAGAGCTGGAGCGCCTAACGAGACGGTTCACCTCAGAGATCGTTCCCATCATCGGCCCTGACGTGGACATTCCGGCCCCGGACATAGGGACCAACGCTCAGGTCATGGCCTGGA comes from Methanomassiliicoccales archaeon and encodes:
- a CDS encoding AMP phosphorylase, translated to MKLKAKYVDVDTGEISVVMHDFDCAELGLRERDRVKVGHEGKTTVAIVTTSDTVVKKGEIGLLGSTFHTIGAEDKETVDVIASSKPESVEYIRKKMDGAELSTEEITTLITDISSRTLSNIELSAYVTALYIRGMNLRETADLTKAMVATGETISFDDGPVYDFHSVGGCPGNKITLLVVPIVAAAGCKIPKTSSRAISSAAGTSDIVEVFANVALTPVQLKTITEKVGGVFAWGGSLNLAPADDLIIKAEYPLGIDPHAQLLASVMSKKKAVGANFLVIDIPMGAGTKVPTMEEAKIYARDFIQLGEQLDIKVECAITYGGQPVGRAIGPALESIEAMSILEGAKTPNSVVEKTVSIAGMLFEMGGDYQGVEKARQLLESGRALKKFREIVEAQGGNPDIKSSDIKVGQFNVDVIAKQSGYVGAILNKALVRIARTAGSPKDKGAGLVISKKVGNKVDKGETIFTIYADNEWKLQEAVKLAIRLEPIEIQGMVLARVPSFSRVYL
- a CDS encoding RuBisCO large subunit C-terminal-like domain-containing protein; its protein translation is MEYEERYLHLNEAIDFDSHVICKYKVKTDLKMTTAAAAIATEQSTGTWTKLSTLNEDNFLKRSGKVIAIDGNVTSIAFPVEDFSLDIGGVPQILSIIAGNLFGLDALQGVRLEDVIFPKCMLKEFKGPKFGVDGLRSILKRPTKPLVGTIVKPKIGLTPKETADYVYEAGMGGLTNGKDDETLSNQKFCPLEDRVVAIAEALDRVRSDSGHVMIHAINISTNGHQILEVAERAQELGASQLMVDVLTCGFGAIQVLAEDPSIKLPIHVHRTMHGAMTRNPEHGINMNVFATLARMVGGDALHVGTFGVGKMKGGAQEDLANKDICLTKDLPYKRVMPVASGGVQPGMIKKLVEMAGMDLQIQAGGGVSGHPRGVRGGARAMAQAVDAAAVDIPLDVYAKDHVELAEALKKWGLA
- a CDS encoding ribose 1,5-bisphosphate isomerase, which translates into the protein MSAEDIAERIRTMEIRGAAEIARRAAQALKEDVDSYPGQDLQGMRSRLEKGRDALLASRPTAISLWNGVQYVFKDTSKLITAEEYRTKVGENADRFIRRSKNALKTIGKLGANRIREGDKVLTHCNSKAAIAVMAEAWAQGKRFEVYATESRPWRQGVLTANDLAKLGIPVTIIIDSAVRYVMKDIDLVLVGADTIASNGAVINKIGTSQVALAAHEARVPFTVCAETFKFSPRTIYGELVKIEERDATEVVKEGEVPPQVRVFNPVFDATPPEYIDSIVTEIGVIPPYAAYQVIIKELGQEFIFYED
- the polX gene encoding DNA polymerase/3'-5' exonuclease PolX, whose translation is MELNVKVAAILDEVADLLELKEDSFFQVRAYRRAAREIESLTADVKDLYIRGHLAQVPGIGKAIHDKVVEIVRTGELQYLKDLRNEFPAGLLQVMRVPDVGPKTAGRLYKDLKVTNLQDLRLAAEQHRIRRLKGFGERTEENILKGIRFLESGQGRTLLGYAYPRGKALEEHIRSHGFPLVSLGGSLRRMKETIGDIDILVGSDDPQRAMDTFISYPQTEEVLLRGPTKTSIRLVDGVQVDMRVVEPSSYGAALQYFTGSKEHNVTLRSLAIDLGYKINEYGVYHKESGEKVAGETEEGVYSVLDMQWIPPEMREDRGEIDLSRKGRIPHILELSDIRGDLHTHTEASDGVDSMEAMTEAALGKGYEYLAFTDHSRSLKVGNGLSVERLQENIRLVRETGERYPDIHLMAGAEVEIDEKGGLDYPPEVLEELDIVVAAVHSRFKMSPEEMTERLLTAISNEHVRILAHPTGRIIGEREGYQFDMEAVLQAAKDNGVAMEVNSFPERLDLNDIYCAMATQRGVTLSIDTDAHNVRQLDYMLFGVATARRGWVPKELVLNALSWDGLRKRLGL